The following proteins are encoded in a genomic region of Rhizobium sp. CCGE531:
- a CDS encoding cold-shock protein has translation MAETGTVKFFNTDKGFGFIKPDKGGADIFVHISAVQASGLAGLSENQKVSFDTEPDRRGKGPKAVNLQIDG, from the coding sequence ATGGCCGAGACTGGCACTGTAAAGTTTTTCAATACCGATAAGGGCTTCGGTTTCATCAAACCGGACAAGGGTGGCGCGGACATCTTTGTACATATTTCTGCAGTTCAGGCTTCTGGTCTGGCGGGATTGTCGGAAAACCAGAAGGTAAGCTTCGACACGGAACCGGATCGTCGCGGCAAGGGACCGAAGGCTGTTAATCTGCAGATTGACGGCTGA
- a CDS encoding DMT family transporter, which produces MSRIQANLLLLVAAAIWGGGFVAQSTAMKAIGPFWFIGLRFAVATLVVLPFVWMENKKAAKPLTRSNWLVFLLIGIALFGGAATQQIGLLTTTVTNSSFITGLYVVFVPVIAVIFLRRSPHWIIWPAALMALCGIYLLSGGSLSRLTSGDFLTVICALFWAAQITLAGSAVNETSRPLGISATQFAVTAVLALAVAVAIEPISIAAIRAALGEILYVGIFSSGLAFALQIIGQRYTTAPQAAIFLSSEALFGASLGALLLGETMGPLGYVGCALMFTAMLAVELVPELTRRRHAAA; this is translated from the coding sequence ATGTCTCGCATACAGGCGAATTTGTTGTTGTTGGTTGCCGCCGCGATCTGGGGCGGCGGTTTCGTTGCGCAATCGACAGCCATGAAGGCGATCGGACCCTTCTGGTTCATCGGCCTGCGATTTGCCGTGGCCACCCTGGTCGTCCTGCCTTTCGTCTGGATGGAGAACAAGAAGGCCGCAAAGCCGCTGACGCGCAGCAACTGGCTCGTCTTTCTGCTGATCGGCATCGCCCTCTTCGGGGGCGCCGCGACCCAACAGATCGGGCTTTTGACGACGACGGTGACGAATTCGAGCTTCATAACCGGCCTATACGTGGTCTTCGTGCCGGTGATTGCCGTTATCTTCCTGCGTCGCTCGCCGCATTGGATCATCTGGCCGGCAGCGCTGATGGCGCTTTGCGGCATCTATCTTCTGTCGGGCGGCTCACTCTCACGCCTAACATCAGGCGATTTCCTAACGGTCATCTGCGCGCTCTTCTGGGCGGCGCAAATTACCCTTGCCGGCTCGGCCGTCAATGAAACCAGCCGGCCGCTTGGTATTTCCGCAACTCAATTTGCCGTCACCGCCGTTCTCGCCCTGGCCGTTGCAGTCGCCATCGAGCCGATCAGCATCGCCGCTATCCGCGCAGCGCTTGGCGAAATCCTGTATGTGGGCATCTTTTCGTCCGGTCTGGCTTTCGCGCTGCAGATCATCGGCCAGCGTTACACAACCGCCCCCCAGGCTGCGATCTTCCTGTCTTCGGAAGCATTGTTCGGGGCTTCGCTCGGTGCTTTGCTGCTGGGCGAAACCATGGGTCCGCTCGGCTATGTCGGTTGTGCCCTGATGTTTACCGCGATGCTTGCGGTCGAACTCGTACCGGAGTTGACCCGCCGTCGCCACGCCGCAGCGTAA
- a CDS encoding BA14K family protein — MTILSKTLVMSAVAAALTVTSMSAASADEYWRHHNRDGWAIGAAGLATGLIVGSAIASQPRYVEPAPTYVDPDYDAPPPSYYDRPPPRRVYVERDVSYYAQPASGLRPWSSTWMRYCYDRYRSFDGRSGTYVGYDGMRHFCTAD; from the coding sequence ATGACCATACTCAGCAAAACGCTCGTCATGTCCGCCGTAGCCGCGGCACTGACGGTAACTTCCATGAGCGCCGCGTCCGCTGATGAATACTGGCGCCATCACAACCGCGATGGATGGGCGATCGGCGCCGCCGGGCTGGCTACCGGCCTGATCGTCGGTTCCGCCATCGCCAGCCAGCCGCGCTATGTCGAGCCGGCGCCGACCTATGTCGACCCAGATTACGACGCGCCTCCCCCGTCCTACTATGATCGTCCGCCGCCGCGCCGCGTTTATGTCGAGCGGGATGTGAGCTACTATGCGCAGCCGGCATCTGGTCTGCGCCCGTGGTCTTCCACCTGGATGCGCTATTGCTACGACCGTTACAGAAGCTTTGACGGCCGCTCCGGCACCTATGTCGGCTATGACGGCATGCGCCACTTCTGCACCGCCGACTGA
- a CDS encoding PQQ-dependent sugar dehydrogenase — protein sequence MRPDRTRFDRAGVSIALMACALLSATSALAEPAQTIKTQEITVKVETIAAGLEHPWAVEVLPDGAYLITERPGRIRLVRDGKISAPISGVPEVYAHGQGGLLDVALDPKFSSNRTLYFTAAVAGDGGSGTAVFRARLSQDEKQLTDVKRIFLMNKLSRGDLQYGSRIAIARDRSLFVSLGDRGQQDRAQDFHDDAGSIIHIEADGSIPADNPFKDGKRALPEIWSKGHRNPQGITFDSETNKLYTAEHGAKGGDEINTPEAGKNYGWPVISYGVNYSGTKIGVGTAKAGMEQPRFYWDPSIAPGAISVYRGKMFPEWNGDILVTALKFELLSRLSLDGKSKITERERMFDDKFGRLRDITVAPDGALLITTDEEDGALLRVSRAKS from the coding sequence ATGCGCCCTGACAGAACGAGATTTGACAGAGCGGGAGTTTCGATCGCTTTGATGGCCTGCGCCCTGCTCTCGGCAACATCAGCGCTTGCCGAACCGGCACAAACCATCAAGACGCAAGAGATAACCGTCAAGGTCGAAACGATAGCGGCAGGGCTCGAACATCCCTGGGCGGTCGAAGTGCTGCCCGATGGCGCTTATCTCATTACCGAACGCCCGGGCCGTATTCGGCTTGTCCGCGATGGCAAGATCTCCGCTCCGATCTCGGGCGTCCCCGAAGTCTATGCTCACGGTCAGGGCGGCCTCCTTGACGTGGCGCTCGATCCGAAATTCTCCAGCAACCGCACCCTCTATTTCACCGCCGCGGTGGCGGGCGACGGCGGAAGCGGCACCGCCGTCTTTCGTGCCCGATTGTCGCAGGACGAAAAACAGCTGACCGACGTGAAGCGTATCTTCCTGATGAACAAGCTGTCGCGCGGAGATCTCCAATACGGCTCGCGCATCGCGATCGCTCGCGACAGAAGTCTTTTCGTCAGCCTCGGCGACCGCGGCCAGCAGGATCGCGCCCAGGATTTTCACGACGATGCAGGCTCCATCATCCATATCGAGGCCGATGGAAGCATCCCAGCCGATAATCCGTTCAAGGACGGCAAGCGTGCGCTGCCGGAAATCTGGTCGAAAGGTCATCGCAATCCGCAAGGCATCACCTTCGACAGCGAGACGAACAAGCTCTATACGGCGGAACACGGCGCCAAAGGCGGCGATGAGATCAACACGCCCGAAGCCGGCAAGAACTACGGCTGGCCCGTCATCTCCTATGGAGTCAATTATTCAGGCACGAAAATCGGCGTCGGCACCGCAAAGGCCGGCATGGAGCAACCCCGTTTCTATTGGGACCCTTCGATCGCGCCCGGCGCCATCTCCGTCTATCGCGGCAAGATGTTTCCCGAATGGAACGGCGATATCCTCGTCACGGCCCTGAAATTCGAGCTGCTGTCGCGGCTGAGCCTGGACGGCAAGAGCAAGATCACCGAGCGGGAACGCATGTTCGACGATAAGTTCGGCCGCTTGCGCGATATCACGGTCGCACCCGATGGCGCGCTGCTGATCACGACCGATGAAGAGGATGGCGCGCTCCTGAGGGTTTCGCGGGCTAAAAGCTAG